Part of the Nicotiana sylvestris chromosome 5, ASM39365v2, whole genome shotgun sequence genome is shown below.
TCTCTCATACTACTATAACATGAAAGCAACATTGACACACATCAAATGTCATTCTTACCCCTGATAAATTTCACAGTAATAGGAGGTAAAACAGGGAAATGTGGGCCCAGGCCCATTAAAGCCCAATAACTTGAAACTTAAATCACAGAAACATGTGGAGTGGAATGAGTTCCGTAGACATCGGAAATGGACAGTTTCTCATCGGACTTGGTCTTATTACAGTTGTCTCTAATAGCCGTGAGCTGATAAGGCGACGCATCAGTAGCGAGCCACTGCTCCACTTCGAAATTCTGTTGGTTGCATGCTTTATGGACTCCGGTGACGGTGACCTCCACGTAGTTACAGTACCATCCATGGCCTGGGCCAGTCCCGTCGGAAGTCAAGTTCATCTTGCAGACAGGCCCAGTCAAACATGGGCCTCGACCACTGAAGATATCCAAATTTCCTCTCTCGAAATAGTTGTAACCTGGGCCCATAAGCCCACCCCAAGCCTCGAGGTTCTTGATTCTAATGCCATATCCGTCGGCATCGTAGAGAGTCAAACTGATAATCGAATCGGTTCCCCCCTTTATTATTGAACTCGTTCGAACGTAAGCTGTGTACACGCAATCATCATCCTGCGTTTGTTCAAAAAAatcaaatagataaataaaagaagaaaaaacacgAAGATGGATATTAGTTGTGAGTTCAAGTTATAAAGCCACTATTAGATCTTGAACGTAAAGGACTTAACCAAAACAATAACAAGTACGACTCAGTCACAGTACATAAATAGAATTCGATCGATTATATGAATCATCACTAAGTGTATTTCTTTGTTTAATTAAATTCATCTCAGAAAAAGAAATTTATCCCCAAGAAAAGTAGAAGGGAGATGTGAGATTAGAGATAGGTAACTTACGGATCCGGAAATGGAGGAGATGGAGAAagagaagaagatgatgaagagAAGGAACCAGAAATGGTTGAAATGAGCTGCTACTCCCATGGCTTCTCTTGAGCTTTCTCTCTTTATCTTTCTAGAACTATATAGAACTAGAATATTGGAGTAGTAATAGAATGGGGTAGTACTATTTATTGGATCACATCATTCATCAAGGTTAGTGGGTGACAAGATAtgtactatttttctttttcctgtcTTTTTTAAATAATGAAGGGTCACATACAGGTGCGGATCTAGGGGGCGCAAGGGTGTTCATCCGAACCCCCTTCGTCGGAAAATTACACTGTTTATATAGggtaatttttaatattttcgtATAGATATAATATGTTGAACCCCCTTGACACAAGGCAAAAGCTTGGCTTAGTGGTTAAGGGGGTTCAGATTTTGTAGCAGGTCACAGGTTCAATTCCAGTCAGCCACAATCTAATTCTTTTCACTCCagaacttttttcttttttctttttaattttaaacGAGGTCGTTTCTTGTCTTCTCTTTTAAGTCCGTTTCCCCCAAAAAACGTGACTGCTTCTCTTTTTCTAATTTAGGGATTTTGGGTTAAAAAATCCctaaatctctctctctcttcgttGGTGCCACCCGCTCTTTGTTTCTTCGATCTTTCTGCCTCACCAGACGCGTCTCAATTCTCTCCACTGCCTCGCTAGTCGCCGCCCTGTCGCCGGCGTTTCATCTATCATGGCATTGGCATCCCAGGTAAATTACTTGTTCTTTCTAACTTTTTCAGAATTTTATTAATGTTTTATTGTTGATTCTTAAATTTAGGTTAATGAATCTTGTTCTGTCACCGACCTCTCTGTCTTTTTAACATATTCAAACAAGATAAAAGAAGATTAAAGAAAGAGTTTATGGTGaacctttttttttggttttagtGTATGGTGAACTTAAAATGTAAATGACCTTTCTGTCTTTCTAGATTCAGTATTGGATTGAAACATAGCTTAGAAATCCGTATGGCAACCAGCAGATAAATTATAAGTTATTACTTATGATTTATAACACTTTCCTTCTGCAATTTTGTTTTTACAGTAATGCACACTTGTTGTTTGATAAAATGGTTAGGTAATTTTGTTCTAACTACATTCCTACTTTGTAATTCAGTCTCAAAATTCAGTGAAGAGGTATTTTACCAAAGCACCAAAACCAAATTTGGCTTCTCATACTCAACCTATCCAGTTGGAGAATATAAACCATTTAGAAGTACCATCTTCTAATGAATTTGATTTGGATTCTTTAAAGTTTGATCCGGGGGAAAGAACTCAAATCTTGGACTTCCATCCAAATCATCGTGATATTATTAGGAGAGAATACCTTCGACAATGTCCTTGTCAACCTCGGCTTCATAACTTTCCTAAAACAAATTTTTCTGGATCAATGCGTCGATTTAATCCTAAATGGTTTGATGATGAATATCATGATTGGTTGGAGTACAGTGTAAGTAAAGATGCATCATATTGTTTGTATTGTTATCTATTTAAAGATAATAATATTCATCAAGGCGGAGGTGATGTATTTTCAAGTATAGGGTTTAAGAGTTGGCATAAAAAGAAAAGTTTTGATAAACATGGATCGAGTAGCATTCACAATGAGTCAAAAAAGAAATGCCAAGATTTGCGGCAACAACGGTCTATTCAATCTTCATTTGAAAGGCAATCTAATCAACTTAAGCATGAGTATTGGATTCGCTTAACTGCTTCAGTTAATGTAGTAAGGCTTCTTATAACTCAAGGATTAGCATTTTGAGGTCATGATGAATCTAAGTCTTCACTTAGTAGGGGTAATTTTCTTCAAACTCTCTCATGGTATGCAAAAGTATGTGATAACATTCGTGATTATGTACTGGAACATGCTCCTCAAAATGATCAAATGACTTCTCCAATAATTCAGAAAGACATTGTAACTGCATGTAAGATAGAAACAACTAAAGCTATAGTTGAGGAACTAAATGGTGATTACTTTGCCTTGCTAGTTGATGAATCTTTTGATACGTCCCGCAAAGAGCAAATGGCGATTGTCTTACGGTATGTTGATAGAATGGGATTTGTGATGGAGCGACTTATTGATGTAGTTCATGTTCAAAATACTTGTGCTTCATCTTTGAAGAGTGCAATTGTTAATTTACTTGATCAACACTCCTTAAGTCTATCATATGTGCGTGGACAATGTTATGATGGGGCAAGCAATATGCAAGGTGAGATTAATGGTCTTAAAATGTTGATTAAGAGAGAAAGTAGATCGGCTCATTCCATTCATTGTTTTGCTCATCAACTCCAACTTACCCTTGTTGCGGTTTCTAAGAAATGTCTTCAAGTGGGGGAACTTGTAGTATTGGTTTCCAATATTTTGAATATATTAGGATCTTCGTTTAAGCGTATGGATGAATTTCGAGAATCTCAAAAGGAAAGAATTCAAGAGGCATTAGATATGGGTGAGCTTACAACTGGTCGGGGCTTGAATCAAGAATTTGGTCTTTCAAGAGCATGTGATACTCGTTGGGGATCTCACTTTAAATCTTTTAATAATTTTATTCTGATGTTTGGCTCTATTCTCGATGTTCTTGAATTGCTTGTTCTTGATGCACATTCTACAGATGAAAGAGCCAAGGCAATGGGATATCTCAGGGCTTGTCAAACATTTGAGGTTGCATTCATGTTACATTTGATGAGAGATATTTTAGCAATCACAAATGAGCTCAATAAATGCTTACAAAAAAAAGAGCAAGACATTGCAAACGCCATGCTACTTGTTGAAGTAGCAAAGAAAAGGTTGCAAAAGTTAAGGAAAGAGGAATGAAATTCTCTTATTGCGGAGATATCTGCATTTTGTATCAAATATGATATTTTGATACCTCGGTTTGATGAGCTATACGTTAGTTCTTTAAGATCACGTCGTAAACCTGATGATTGTACAGTCTTACATCATTATCGGGTTGATGTATTTTGCAAAATTATTGATTGGCAAATTCAAGAACTTAATGAACGTTTTGACGAAGTGACAACTCATTTGCTTCATGGAATTGCTTGTTTGAATCCAATTAACTCATTTTCAAGTTTTGACATCAGGAAAATAATGAGAATGGCTGAGTTATATCCTGATGACTTTGATGAATTTAGTATGGGTGCTCTTGAGAATCAACTTGCAAGTTATATTATTGATGTTCGTGATGTTGATGAAAGATTCTCCGATCTACATGGACTTTGTGATCTTTCAAAAAGATTAGTTCAGACAAAGAAGCATTCAAATTATCCTCTTGTATTTCGCTTAGTGAAACTTGTTTTGCTTTTGCCCGTTGCTACCGCATCCGTTGAAAGAGCTTTTTCGGCGATGAAGTTTATCAAGAATGACTTACGAAGTCGAATGAATGATGAGTTCTTTAGCGGTTGTTTGGTGCCTTATGTAGAAAAAATTGTGTTTGATAGTATTTCTAATGATGCTATTATTAAAACATTTCAAGATATGAAACCCCGTCGAGTGCAGTTGTAATAATGTACTTAGTTATTTTTTGTTGATCTCATTAGTCATTAGGTCCTTGTAACTAATACAAGACttgttttttgtattttctctttTGAAAGTCTTGTTACTGTGATATGTTTATCTTAACACTATCTTTGTGTTGAGAACTTCTCTTTCTATTAATAAAATCTGTTagcatttatttttttttttttttggttttggttgGCTAGCTTCATTGTGTAtttgacttttaaaatttttgaACCCCCTTCGCAAATATTCTGCCTCCGCCACTGATCACATAATTAGTATTGTACACAGTACAACTATAGCTCGAGTTACCGTTGGATTCATCCACGTCACGAGGATCTTGAAACTCAATTTTAGCTCGCCTTGCAAAAGTAGCTATACTATATACATATATGATTTTAAGATAGCATGATTTGCACATTTACTTCTATGACTCCAACACTTATCCTACTATTTTGATTAACAAATTCTCCCTCCATTTGAgaacctatttccttttagtTAGTGCAAAAATGATGA
Proteins encoded:
- the LOC104246290 gene encoding uncharacterized protein → MAELYPDDFDEFSMGALENQLASYIIDVRDVDERFSDLHGLCDLSKRLVQTKKHSNYPLVFRLVKLVLLLPVATASVERAFSAMKFIKNDLRSRMNDEFFSGCLVPYVEKIVFDSISNDAIIKTFQDMKPRRVQL
- the LOC104246289 gene encoding PLAT domain-containing protein 3, which gives rise to MGVAAHFNHFWFLLFIIFFSFSISSISGSDDDCVYTAYVRTSSIIKGGTDSIISLTLYDADGYGIRIKNLEAWGGLMGPGYNYFERGNLDIFSGRGPCLTGPVCKMNLTSDGTGPGHGWYCNYVEVTVTGVHKACNQQNFEVEQWLATDASPYQLTAIRDNCNKTKSDEKLSISDVYGTHSTPHVSVI
- the LOC138869300 gene encoding uncharacterized protein, which produces MALASQSQNSVKRYFTKAPKPNLASHTQPIQLENINHLEVPSSNEFDLDSLKFDPGERTQILDFHPNHRDIIRREYLRQCPCQPRLHNFPKTNFSGSMRRFNPKWFDDEYHDWLEYSVSKDASYCLYCYLFKDNNIHQGGGDVFSSIGFKSWHKKKSFDKHGSSSIHNESKKKCQDLRQQRSIQSSFERQSNQLKHEYWIRLTASVNVVRLLITQGLAF
- the LOC138869301 gene encoding uncharacterized protein, with product MTSPIIQKDIVTACKIETTKAIVEELNGDYFALLVDESFDTSRKEQMAIVLRYVDRMGFVMERLIDVVHVQNTCASSLKSAIVNLLDQHSLSLSYVRGQCYDGASNMQGEINGLKMLIKRESRSAHSIHCFAHQLQLTLVAVSKKCLQVGELVVLVSNILNILGSSFKRMDEFRESQKERIQEALDMGELTTGRGLNQEFGLSRACDTRWGSHFKSFNNFILMFGSILDVLELLVLDAHSTDERAKAMGYLRACQTFEVAFMLHLMRDILAITNELNKCLQKKEQDIANAMLLVEVAKKRLQKLRKEE